A part of Paenibacillus sp. 481 genomic DNA contains:
- a CDS encoding protein phosphatase 2C domain-containing protein, with the protein MSSPYGTERVVIRIEPTRQHRQTVEVEAATRQGQGPCNEDSWIVCPENRLFAVIDGVSGMDAYTDSEGRTSGALAALTLTSGIQSEVRASASIEPLARLQRGTLSANEQLRQFMIAHNVPFQQPEHRWGAAHVAVIFDEHVAHWVQTGDCMLYARYTSGAIRAVTHDAVEPFDAAALRVWQQDEAAWHRHERPEAVSDMLLANRRQANRPHGYSVMNGDPQLHQMLESGSLPLSGLSHLIMISDGLYEWREHDTPPSVSWLEQLIEDGVQRYAERLQQYEDNDAYCNQVPRFKKSDDKTGIIISF; encoded by the coding sequence ATGAGCTCACCGTACGGAACCGAACGTGTTGTCATTCGTATCGAACCGACTCGACAACATAGACAAACGGTTGAAGTGGAAGCAGCAACACGGCAAGGTCAAGGGCCATGCAACGAGGACAGTTGGATCGTCTGTCCCGAAAACCGTCTCTTCGCCGTAATTGACGGTGTATCCGGAATGGACGCCTATACGGATAGTGAAGGTCGAACATCCGGGGCGCTAGCCGCATTAACCTTGACCTCAGGGATTCAGTCCGAGGTCAGGGCATCTGCAAGCATAGAGCCGCTTGCACGGCTTCAGCGGGGAACGCTAAGCGCAAATGAGCAACTGCGCCAATTCATGATTGCGCACAATGTACCGTTCCAACAACCCGAGCACCGCTGGGGAGCTGCGCATGTGGCAGTCATCTTCGACGAGCATGTTGCGCATTGGGTACAAACAGGGGACTGTATGCTGTATGCTCGCTACACGTCTGGAGCTATTCGAGCGGTGACGCATGATGCAGTTGAGCCGTTTGATGCCGCCGCTTTGCGCGTGTGGCAGCAGGATGAGGCAGCCTGGCATCGTCACGAACGGCCAGAAGCTGTTAGTGATATGCTGCTCGCCAATCGTCGGCAAGCGAATAGGCCGCATGGCTACAGCGTCATGAATGGAGATCCGCAACTGCATCAGATGCTAGAGTCGGGTTCCTTGCCGCTAAGTGGCTTGAGCCATCTCATTATGATTTCAGACGGCTTGTATGAGTGGCGAGAGCATGACACCCCGCCTTCGGTGAGTTGGTTAGAGCAGTTGATCGAAGATGGCGTACAACGATATGCTGAGCGTTTGCAGCAATATGAGGACAACGATGCGTATTGCAACCAAGTGCCACGATTTAAAAAAAGTGATGACAAGACAGGCATCATTATTTCATTTTAA
- the msrA gene encoding peptide-methionine (S)-S-oxide reductase MsrA encodes MTESQAGAPKWELATFAGGCFWCMVTPFEELPGIHSIVSGYIGGHTENPNYKEVCTNTTGHAEAVQITFDPEQFPYEKLLDIFWQQVDPTDAGGQFHDRGSSYRTAIFYHSDEQRELAEQSKRTLEASGRFDKPIATEIAAANTFYPAEEYHQDYHLKNSAHYKRYRQGSGRDVFIAEHWGVTDTERADLKHKLSPMQFHVTQNSGTEPPFQNEFWDHKREGIYVDIVSGEPLFSSCEKYDSGCGWPSFTKPLRPFHVEEKLDLAHGMIRTEVRSRLGDSHLGHVFDDGPASQGGLRYCINSAALRFIPKEELDEAGYGEFKSLFK; translated from the coding sequence ATGACAGAATCACAAGCAGGCGCTCCTAAATGGGAGCTGGCAACGTTTGCCGGAGGATGCTTTTGGTGCATGGTGACGCCATTTGAGGAGCTGCCAGGCATTCACTCGATCGTATCCGGCTATATCGGTGGACATACGGAAAATCCTAATTATAAAGAAGTATGTACGAACACAACTGGACATGCAGAAGCCGTCCAAATCACCTTTGACCCCGAGCAGTTTCCGTATGAAAAATTGCTCGATATTTTTTGGCAGCAGGTTGATCCTACGGATGCGGGCGGTCAGTTCCATGATCGAGGCTCCTCTTATCGCACAGCTATTTTTTATCATAGCGACGAGCAGCGCGAATTGGCTGAGCAGTCTAAACGTACTTTAGAAGCAAGCGGCCGCTTCGATAAACCGATTGCAACTGAAATCGCTGCCGCGAATACGTTTTACCCTGCTGAGGAATATCATCAAGACTACCATTTGAAAAATTCAGCTCACTATAAGCGCTACCGCCAAGGTTCTGGGCGTGATGTATTTATCGCCGAGCATTGGGGTGTTACAGATACGGAACGAGCTGACTTGAAACATAAACTTTCTCCTATGCAATTTCATGTGACACAGAACAGTGGCACAGAGCCACCCTTCCAAAATGAATTTTGGGATCATAAGCGCGAAGGCATTTATGTGGATATCGTATCAGGCGAGCCCTTGTTCAGTTCGTGCGAAAAATACGATTCCGGCTGCGGCTGGCCAAGCTTTACGAAGCCGCTACGTCCGTTCCACGTCGAGGAGAAGCTCGATTTGGCTCATGGCATGATCCGTACAGAGGTGCGCAGTCGCTTGGGCGACTCTCACCTCGGACATGTGTTTGACGATGGGCCTGCTTCGCAAGGCGGGTTGCGTTATTGTATCAACTCTGCTGCGCTCCGCTTTATTCCGAAGGAAGAGCTGGACGAAGCTGGCTACGGCGAATTTAAGTCGCTGTTTAAATAA
- a CDS encoding TerC family protein: MELFSPEFWMALMSIILIDLVLAGDNAIVIGLAARNLPKEQQRKVILWGTFGAIAIRAVATLGVFYLLQIKGLLLIGGLLLIWIAIKLLADEKSHNLQAEYHFWAAVRTIVIADAVMGLDNVLAVAGAAHNSPLLVVLGLIISIPIVILGSTIILKFIDRFPIIITLGSAVLAWTAGKMIVGESFLKPYFANGFVKYGFELALVAVVLVTGWLIKRARERNKPTQLPDDDDLSLKPAQGE; the protein is encoded by the coding sequence ATGGAATTATTCTCACCTGAATTTTGGATGGCACTCATGTCGATTATTTTGATTGATCTCGTCTTAGCAGGGGATAACGCAATCGTGATTGGCTTGGCAGCGCGGAACTTGCCTAAGGAGCAGCAAAGGAAAGTGATCTTATGGGGAACGTTCGGGGCAATTGCCATTCGGGCTGTCGCTACGCTGGGCGTGTTCTATTTGCTGCAAATTAAAGGTCTGCTCTTAATCGGAGGACTGCTACTGATCTGGATTGCAATTAAGTTGTTGGCGGATGAAAAAAGTCACAACCTCCAAGCAGAATACCATTTTTGGGCGGCAGTACGCACGATTGTAATTGCAGATGCGGTTATGGGATTAGACAATGTGCTTGCTGTCGCAGGTGCGGCTCATAACTCGCCGTTACTCGTTGTTCTTGGCTTAATCATTTCCATCCCGATCGTTATACTGGGTAGTACCATCATTTTGAAGTTTATCGACCGTTTCCCGATTATTATAACGCTGGGCTCCGCAGTTCTCGCATGGACGGCTGGAAAAATGATTGTGGGTGAATCTTTCCTTAAGCCCTACTTTGCAAATGGATTCGTCAAATACGGTTTCGAGCTAGCTCTCGTTGCTGTTGTACTTGTAACGGGGTGGCTGATCAAGCGGGCACGGGAGCGGAATAAGCCTACACAATTGCCGGACGATGACGATCTTTCACTGAAGCCAGCGCAAGGGGAATAA
- the nhaC gene encoding Na+/H+ antiporter NhaC, whose amino-acid sequence MNSTQSETVTFKQSIIIFVTIIGWLLLTILGWQAEPHVPLIIATILTGTLLMVFGQSWKTVEESLLKGLQSSVFPAMLLALIGVLIAVWMMSGTIPTLLVYGTSWFQPQWFTISALLLTVVVSMFVGSSLTTVGTFGVALIGMSESMGVHPAIVAGAVVSGACFGDKMSPLSDTTNFAAAISRVQIPDHIRNMTRTTIPAFVLTCIAFLFFGSSAETDLAQLQAMQRDISQAFHISPWTLLPLAVVLITAFKRLPILVSMLLGIGSGLVVAVIMQGHSNVPELMATMQHGFKTTFAMEEVGNIINRGGLQSMTWAMTLIAIAFSLGGLLQHGGVINALFSRVIAPVKRKETLVVSSGLSAIGVNVITGEQYMSILLPGQLFEAEYEKRGIPRLTLSRTLEDCGTLVNPLIPWGVSGAMMTSALGLTVLDYAPYAFFLWFSPLCTFAFALIPGLKRQTLGE is encoded by the coding sequence ATGAATTCTACTCAATCTGAAACGGTTACGTTTAAACAAAGCATTATCATATTCGTAACAATCATTGGTTGGCTATTGCTAACCATACTCGGCTGGCAAGCTGAGCCGCATGTACCCCTTATCATCGCGACTATTTTGACGGGAACATTACTTATGGTATTTGGTCAATCGTGGAAAACCGTCGAAGAATCGCTGCTGAAAGGGTTACAATCTTCCGTCTTTCCGGCTATGCTGCTTGCGCTAATCGGCGTCTTAATCGCTGTCTGGATGATGAGCGGGACAATCCCGACGTTACTCGTCTACGGCACATCATGGTTTCAACCACAATGGTTTACGATTAGTGCCTTGCTGTTGACAGTCGTTGTGTCCATGTTCGTAGGCAGTTCTTTGACGACAGTCGGAACATTCGGCGTTGCACTTATCGGCATGTCCGAATCGATGGGCGTCCATCCTGCGATCGTAGCTGGCGCTGTCGTATCAGGTGCCTGCTTCGGTGACAAAATGTCGCCATTGTCGGACACGACGAACTTTGCCGCCGCTATTTCTCGCGTGCAAATTCCCGATCATATTCGCAATATGACTCGGACGACTATACCTGCGTTTGTACTTACATGTATCGCCTTTTTATTTTTCGGCTCATCAGCGGAGACCGACTTAGCACAGCTGCAAGCGATGCAGCGTGACATTAGCCAAGCGTTCCACATTTCGCCGTGGACGCTGCTGCCGCTAGCGGTTGTACTAATTACCGCCTTTAAGCGTTTGCCGATTCTCGTGTCGATGCTGCTCGGCATCGGTTCAGGGCTCGTTGTCGCTGTCATCATGCAGGGACATTCCAATGTCCCTGAGTTGATGGCTACGATGCAGCACGGCTTTAAGACTACATTCGCAATGGAAGAAGTAGGAAACATCATTAATCGTGGCGGATTGCAGTCGATGACATGGGCAATGACGCTGATCGCCATTGCGTTCTCGCTCGGCGGATTACTGCAACACGGTGGCGTAATTAACGCCTTGTTCAGTCGTGTAATCGCGCCAGTTAAACGGAAAGAAACGCTCGTCGTGTCGAGCGGACTTAGCGCAATCGGAGTCAACGTCATTACGGGCGAGCAGTACATGTCCATTCTGCTACCTGGACAACTGTTCGAAGCCGAATACGAAAAACGCGGTATTCCGCGCTTGACACTATCCCGTACGCTTGAAGATTGCGGCACACTCGTGAACCCGCTAATTCCTTGGGGAGTAAGCGGAGCGATGATGACTAGCGCACTTGGCTTAACGGTGCTTGATTACGCTCCATACGCGTTCTTCCTGTGGTTCTCACCACTATGTACGTTCGCGTTCGCCCTTATTCCAGGCTTGAAGCGACAAACGTTAGGCGAATAA
- a CDS encoding cache domain-containing sensor histidine kinase, producing MQWLTGSLHRKLSALLVVAIIIPILCLGYVSYSIASSITEEKAKLASLNTLRQMSAVMETIAQDAENMSIFLIGQQEIQQYLSSKQANAAAYMRMIGFLTNLAFSKTYISDIRIIPFNGNSELTNTTIFSSQLYQHVPLIHSSFWEKKTKWWSPPLDLLTSKGHLRTVSLVRPFRSMSTFEHMGMLSIGIDSGVLEHKLRNATIDSGIMLLLDEQGRLVASNASMQASARWPKVLHELDKGSEPQFIDVGEHDDRHIVVTMPVPVAPWRMYAVIPYEAFSAQNRYVLQLTVLTAGIAFIVISGAALFFVKRVTMPLIRLAHGIRKVQPDRPFERVPITSQDEIGLLESSYNRLNDNIARLTEQVKVNEARKKEADLQALQAQIQPHFLYNTLSSVQWLAWMDGNRKIADMVGALSHFLRFSLNRGLEYCPIEQEIAHVTHYLHIQAIRYPERFQFVVTLPTELEQVSTLKLLLQPLVENSLIHGVLKMPSVQVEATERCMFQNEESAVYAAAVISIEVALVDNSHIRFCVQDNGVGMDAEAIARLRAQLTEEQRSSYGVYNVQQRLRLHYGDQAQLLIESELGKGTKVTFEIPIGVNG from the coding sequence GTGCAATGGTTAACTGGTTCGTTGCATCGCAAGCTTTCTGCGCTGCTTGTCGTTGCGATTATTATTCCCATCTTATGTTTAGGCTACGTTTCTTACAGCATTGCTTCATCTATTACGGAAGAAAAAGCAAAGCTGGCAAGCTTAAATACGCTGCGTCAGATGAGTGCCGTTATGGAAACGATAGCACAAGATGCGGAAAATATGTCTATATTTTTAATTGGACAACAAGAAATTCAACAATATTTATCGAGTAAGCAAGCAAACGCAGCGGCGTATATGCGTATGATCGGTTTTTTGACTAACTTGGCTTTTTCCAAAACGTACATTTCAGACATTCGCATCATCCCTTTTAATGGTAATTCCGAGCTGACCAATACGACGATATTCTCTTCACAGCTGTATCAGCATGTACCACTTATTCATAGCTCTTTTTGGGAAAAAAAGACGAAATGGTGGTCGCCGCCGCTTGATTTACTTACGAGTAAAGGGCATTTACGCACGGTGTCGCTTGTGCGTCCGTTTCGCAGTATGAGTACGTTTGAGCATATGGGCATGTTATCTATCGGCATAGATAGTGGCGTGTTAGAACATAAGCTGCGCAATGCGACGATCGATAGCGGCATCATGCTATTACTTGATGAGCAAGGCCGACTCGTAGCGAGCAACGCCTCTATGCAAGCAAGTGCGAGGTGGCCAAAGGTGCTGCATGAATTAGATAAGGGCAGCGAACCACAGTTTATAGATGTCGGCGAGCACGATGATCGACATATTGTCGTCACGATGCCTGTGCCGGTTGCGCCGTGGCGTATGTATGCCGTTATTCCGTATGAGGCGTTTAGTGCGCAAAATCGCTATGTGTTGCAATTGACGGTGTTGACAGCTGGCATCGCGTTCATTGTGATTTCAGGTGCGGCGTTATTTTTTGTTAAACGCGTTACGATGCCATTAATCCGGCTCGCGCACGGTATTCGCAAGGTGCAGCCAGACCGTCCCTTTGAGCGTGTACCTATTACTTCGCAAGACGAAATCGGATTGCTTGAGAGTAGTTACAATCGCTTGAATGACAATATTGCTCGGTTAACGGAACAAGTGAAAGTGAACGAGGCTCGTAAAAAAGAAGCGGACTTACAAGCACTCCAAGCTCAAATTCAGCCTCATTTTTTATATAATACGTTGTCCTCTGTGCAGTGGCTTGCTTGGATGGACGGGAATCGTAAAATAGCGGATATGGTAGGGGCATTGAGCCATTTTTTGCGGTTCAGTTTAAACCGGGGCTTGGAATATTGTCCTATCGAGCAGGAAATTGCGCACGTTACACATTATTTGCATATTCAAGCGATCCGTTACCCAGAGCGCTTTCAGTTCGTTGTGACACTGCCAACGGAGCTTGAACAAGTTTCTACGTTGAAGCTGCTGTTGCAACCACTAGTAGAAAATTCGCTTATTCACGGTGTGTTAAAAATGCCGTCTGTGCAAGTGGAGGCGACTGAACGATGCATGTTTCAAAATGAAGAGAGCGCGGTATACGCTGCGGCTGTGATTTCGATTGAGGTGGCGTTAGTTGATAATAGCCACATCCGGTTTTGTGTACAAGATAACGGCGTCGGTATGGATGCGGAGGCGATTGCGCGGTTGCGTGCGCAGCTGACGGAGGAACAGCGTAGCAGTTACGGAGTTTACAACGTACAGCAGCGGCTGCGGTTGCATTACGGTGATCAGGCGCAGCTTCTGATCGAAAGCGAGCTTGGCAAAGGAACGAAAGTGACGTTTGAAATTCCGATAGGAGTAAACGGGTAG
- a CDS encoding helix-turn-helix domain-containing protein: MLKLLIVDDEVIIRTGLVQVIPWSELGFEVLPPCASAEEAMIVVRNEQPQLVLTDIRMTGESGLTLAAYIKQVSPLSETIVLTGYDEFQYAQQALRIGVYDYLLKASHPDDIIKAALRAKERIISKRETERANVRKEASIREQQLLKLLLGHTTVQAETNMSANLFVDAVGITGRTDGANRTDRTDRTDRTDRTDRTGRMGRTDEWESLAMRSAPFSEVSMETGSGGSTVTKDAVHDGSTSGPTVYEVACIHASGWDKQQNSLLLFAVHNMLHELIEGMIIRIEPHIVVVRARHDVMGNYKGNHKHKHNQNHIHSGNGMNHNTNGMNHNTNGMSHNTNGIDRNNKWDYVLALIERKLNCQLYAGIGRSVIAPEQWNVSYADALEAAAYYWLVDSASRRRRYLTYEESGRRLGQPTICTAVVEDELIQTLKSGQPEQLRQWLSGIVSQLIASEHATPESVQSYGQSLLVAARRWLDRCAAALPPDTQTRRTTQASEPKLHTHRTDWETGTIMSPRTANRLAWEQALFDALHAAMEHYRDYMSGATASFVRSAMRYIRERADGTLTLQHVAKHVNVHPNHLSEKFKQETGMNYLEFVTEARLARASQMLRDSAAKVTEVARLVGYEDLKYFSQLFKKYYGCTPSEFRDHCSARDENRPL; the protein is encoded by the coding sequence ATGTTAAAGCTGTTAATTGTCGATGACGAGGTTATTATTCGCACGGGCTTGGTACAAGTTATTCCGTGGTCTGAGCTTGGCTTTGAAGTGCTACCGCCATGTGCTTCAGCGGAAGAGGCAATGATTGTAGTCAGGAATGAGCAGCCGCAGCTTGTTTTAACGGATATTCGAATGACAGGTGAGAGTGGGCTTACTTTGGCAGCTTATATTAAGCAAGTAAGCCCGTTAAGCGAAACGATTGTGTTAACTGGCTACGATGAGTTTCAGTATGCCCAGCAAGCGCTGCGGATCGGGGTGTACGATTATTTATTGAAGGCTAGTCACCCTGACGACATTATTAAAGCTGCGCTTCGTGCGAAGGAGCGAATTATAAGTAAGCGGGAGACAGAGCGAGCTAACGTACGTAAGGAGGCCTCGATTCGCGAGCAGCAGTTGTTGAAGTTGCTGCTGGGTCATACGACTGTGCAGGCGGAAACGAACATGTCAGCTAACTTATTTGTTGACGCAGTTGGAATAACCGGAAGAACTGACGGAGCTAACAGAACGGACAGAACGGACAGGACGGACAGAACAGACAGAACGGACAGAACAGGCAGAATGGGCAGAACCGACGAGTGGGAGAGCTTAGCCATGCGTAGCGCGCCATTCAGTGAGGTCAGTATGGAAACGGGCTCTGGGGGTTCTACGGTTACTAAAGATGCGGTGCATGATGGTTCAACGTCGGGCCCAACGGTCTATGAAGTTGCTTGTATCCACGCATCTGGCTGGGATAAACAACAAAACAGCTTGCTGCTGTTTGCCGTACATAACATGCTGCATGAGCTGATTGAAGGTATGATCATTCGCATCGAGCCGCACATCGTTGTTGTGCGTGCACGCCATGATGTAATGGGCAACTACAAAGGCAATCACAAACACAAACACAATCAAAATCACATACATAGTGGCAATGGCATGAACCACAACACCAACGGTATGAACCACAACACCAATGGCATGAGCCACAACACCAATGGCATAGACCGCAACAACAAGTGGGATTATGTACTCGCCCTTATTGAACGTAAACTAAACTGTCAGTTGTACGCCGGAATCGGGCGTTCGGTTATAGCTCCGGAACAATGGAACGTTTCCTACGCAGATGCTTTAGAGGCCGCTGCTTATTATTGGTTAGTTGACAGCGCGAGTCGGCGCCGCCGTTACTTAACCTATGAAGAGAGCGGACGGCGGTTAGGACAACCAACGATTTGTACAGCTGTAGTTGAAGACGAGCTGATTCAGACGCTCAAGTCCGGTCAGCCAGAACAATTGCGCCAATGGTTGTCTGGCATTGTGAGTCAACTGATCGCAAGCGAGCATGCGACGCCGGAGTCGGTGCAATCGTATGGGCAATCGCTGCTCGTTGCAGCCAGACGTTGGCTGGATCGCTGTGCTGCTGCACTACCCCCTGATACCCAGACTCGCCGGACTACGCAAGCCTCTGAACCGAAATTACATACCCATCGAACAGACTGGGAAACAGGCACAATCATGTCGCCGCGCACCGCAAATCGCCTTGCATGGGAGCAAGCCTTATTTGACGCGCTTCACGCAGCGATGGAGCACTATCGGGACTATATGTCAGGGGCGACGGCTTCCTTTGTGAGGAGCGCGATGAGATATATTCGTGAGCGAGCAGATGGAACATTAACCTTGCAACACGTAGCCAAGCACGTCAATGTGCATCCGAATCATTTAAGTGAAAAATTTAAGCAAGAGACAGGGATGAACTACCTCGAATTTGTCACCGAAGCTCGTTTGGCGCGTGCAAGTCAGATGCTGCGCGATTCAGCTGCCAAAGTGACAGAGGTTGCACGGCTCGTTGGATATGAGGATTTGAAATATTTTTCGCAACTGTTTAAAAAATA